The DNA window GCCAGCGCACTCGCTCGAAGTCGCCGTCGTGCCATTTCTACCCTCCAAGTAGTGTCCGCAAAACAATGTATCCGGCCCAAACAGCGAGGCCGGACAGCGCCGTGAGGGCGGCTATCACGACCGCCGTGAACCCCCGACTCGCTCCCTTCACGGGCGCCGGGTCCTCCAGGAAGCGCTCCAAAAGCAGCGCGTTGCGCGCGTTCGCCTTCCACGCGAAGTCGAAGGCGTCCCCGAGCAGCGGGACCGCGCCGAGCGCCGCATCCAGCGCCACGTTCGCGAGCATGCGGCTCAGC is part of the Gemmatimonadota bacterium genome and encodes:
- a CDS encoding DUF4112 domain-containing protein, with amino-acid sequence MNDIRWVRTLARVLDRAIRVPGTDFRIGLDGLLGLLPGLGDAAGMALSTAIVLAAVRAGAPRGVLSRMLANVALDAALGAVPLLGDAFDFAWKANARNALLLERFLEDPAPVKGASRGFTAVVIAALTALSGLAVWAGYIVLRTLLGG